Genomic segment of Oryzias melastigma strain HK-1 linkage group LG21, ASM292280v2, whole genome shotgun sequence:
gaccaCTGATAATCTGCCTCCATCTGGAACTCCCTCCAAGATCAGACCCTGTgaggtcaaaatgatcacaagaacagtgagcaaaaatcccagaaccacatgAGGGACATAGTAAATGAGCTGCAGAGGActggaccaaagtaacaaagaccACCATCCATAACACACTAAAAACCCTGCAGTGCCAGACATGTCCCCCTGCTAAAGCCAGTACATGAGGAGGCCCGTCTAAAGTTTGATAGAGAGCAGAAGAGGATTGGGATAATGCCCTATGgtcagatgaaaacaaaatacaactttttggtaagaactctactCGTCACAAAGGGACCAGGACGACTGATTTGCTGGGGTAATGAAGGAGTGGCTTCGTAAGAGTGGCCTAGTCAGtatccagatctcaaccccatagaaaatctttgagGGAGTTAAAAGTCCATGTTGCCCAGCAACacccccaaaacatcactgctctagaggagatctacatggaggaatgggccaaaataccagcaacaatTTGTAAAAACCTTGTGAAGATTTACAGAAAACTGCAGTCATTTACAACAAAGAGTATATAACAAAGTATGTTTTTAGAGCTTGAATAAACAGCAAACATATTAAGTATAAGGATTTATTGACAAAATGCCAACAAACAAACCAGCATGGAAATCTGCAACACATTTCAGAGTGCGACAATTTCACACATCCCAATCAAAAGGAACAAATAACCACACTActtagtcaaaaatgtgtcatctAAGACCATGTGAATCCAAGTCTCCTCTTTGCTTCATGGATGTCTGCAGCCTCGTGCAGCTTCTTGATATTTTCTGTGGTACAAGTGACGTATCTGGGCATCGGAGTCCCAGTTTCATCCTGGACCAGGTAGGTGGGTTGGACTCCTTTGAAAGTGGAAATGTCCCCAGCTTTTATTCCTCGTCTTGCAGCTCTGTAAAGTggaaaaacgtttttctttttctctgctgctgagtCGATAACCTGCTGTGAATACTCCTGAAagttcttttcctcctctgcaaTAAGTTGGGCATTCATCTCGCCATACTTGCGGTCTTCTGTCATCTCATGCTGATCTCTGGCTTGCTTTTCAGCCTGTAATGAATATTGTATAACTCAAATATAATATGGAcattatgtaaaaaatactttttttcaattaccaTTTGTGCAATGATAAATTGCTTCAATTTCTCGTtctcttctccttttttcttgaCCTCCTGTTGCTTCATTTCGGCAAATATTCTATCAGCCTCCATCTTTGACATCGTTTCCTCCAGAGTTTTCTGCTCAGAAATTTTGCTTCTcatctccttttcttttctctgtaaaAGATATTATACAGCTGTAAAAGGCTTGATGCCGAAACAGGAAAATTTCACGCATGTGAACACAAGTTACTATGATTTCTCTGTGGTCAGTGATCGACTTCAGCATCGCagctttcttctgctgctgctcttgaTGAAGTAGAGCTTGTCTTGCATCCAATTCTTCTGCAGCTTTAGCCGTCCTCTGTTCCTCGTGGAGCGTTTGCTGCTGCTGAGTGACCACCAGTTTGTTCAGAATCATCTCTCTGCGCTCCTGAGCCTCACTGGAAGATACAACGATTCAATAATTTATACCTACCAGACACGTACTGCTTTACAAACTCTTACCGTATTATTTCTTTATCCTTCTCTTTCCgtaactttgtcattttttgtttggcGGTGAGAAAAAGTTTCCGTTGCTCCTCCTCAGTCTTCTGCTTTTGCGCTTCCATTTTCCTCAGATGGTCTCTTTGTTCGAGGTGCTCCTGAAAACATACATCtatgtgactaaaaaaaaaaatgtaaataataatgtGCGGCAACAAAATCTTACCATGCAAGCTTTCTTGATGTTTCTTTTGTGCATGACTTGTCGTTCTGCAGCAGTTCTTTGCTGGCTCTGATGGAGTTCATAGAGACGCTGGATTTCCTCTTGGTCCTTCTGCTTTTCCTTCAGCTCTTGTTGCTCTCGAGTCAACTCATTTTCCTTTATTCTagataataatacaaataatttcagatgaaaacgtgtttttggaagtttgtgccatttttgtgatgatgaaGGGAAGATATAAAAGAAATGTATCTTAAAATTGtatctttctttaaattgttaAGAATACTAATTAGTAATCACAGAAGTCTCACTGGTTTTTCAGGTCTTCAACAAAAACCCGCCTCTCACGCCTCTTCTGCAGTGtcttctcctcctgctgcttcaTGGCCTCATCCTCTCTGGTCTTGATCTTCTCCAGGATCTCTTTCTCTACTTTCTTAGTGgcactttttgtttgttgttttagttcGATTTGAGCCTCTCGCTCCTTTAGCACCTCGGTAAGCAGCAGGGCACTCTGTAAAGTTAGCAATTGCTGCTTAGAATCAAGACTTAAAGAGGGCACTGTGACATACTAAATGTTTACTCACGTGTAATCCTTTGACCCTGTCGGTTTGATAATAAAGTTGCATCTCTGCCTTTTTAACAGCCTCTTTCCTCTTTTGTTCCCTATAGTTGGCCTCCTCTAAATCCATCTGTTTTCGtttttcctcctccatctgCTCTCGAACCTTTTTCGCCTCCAGCTTCTTTTTTCGTTGACCCTGAAACAAATGCGCTCACAGTTCACCTTCAGAACTCTCATAACAACCTCGTCTGACTTTATAAAGGCAAACCACCAATACTCACAAGAACAGTATGGGACCACTTTTTCACCATCTCTTTAGAGTGGAGGTGCAGTTCTTCTCTTTGTTTAGCTGCCTCTCTCAGACGCTCCCTTTCTTTATTGACCTCATTTGTTTCATCTGCAATTCTGAGCCAGTCGGCCTTCTTTAAGACcaggactttttttaaatctggggGCTGGATGTTGGCTTCTTCTGCTGATCCTTCAAAGAAATGATTTTATCACCACAACACAACCTTCTCGTTGACTGTAAATTCTTTAGAAGACACACCTTAATTTAAATTCTTTGTCTGGGCATATAGTGTgattttacagttattttttaataccaTTTTAACATGGACACGTAACTAATCAATATGTGATCTGTGTTTATTATGGtgtgggtgaatactcgattctgattggctgcagggtgtctattaaaataaatgtattcccAAAAAAGTTCGGGTCAATTAGCCTGAATGTTCTGTATTACTGCGCTGGCCTGATCAccagaaaatgctttttaaaaatacacatttgattATCAAAGTCCATGCTGGTTATTTCTTGTACTAAAGGCGAGCTAGGAAAACTACTTCAtgagctttttaatttttaatttttttatctttacatctCCGGATTTTCGATATTTTCCGATCATGGACACCTCATTGGACATTATACATTACATATAAGATACCCGTGGTAcataaaatgctttcaaaacgCCTTAAATGTACTTTCTTTTAAGTTCTCACCAGTTGTATTGAATCCTCTTCCACGGCCGCACTGATCCGGTGatgccatttttatttaaggtaATTACATTTACTGTAAGTATAAATTTAGAAGTTAttcaaatatattatatttacagTCAAACCCAGTCTCCTAAAGAGCTGAGGGAACCAAAGtgggtgactttttttttgctaacagaCCCAGCCTCCTGTCTGACACTCACAACCAATCAGCAAACTCGTTAGAAcaccaacagccaatcagagagccTCTCTCTCTCAACGTTTTCAAGAGGCGAATCtggcaacaggctaacattgtTGTGTTGTATCTCGGCAACGGGAGAACCAATCACAAGCTCTTCCTTGTTCATTGGCAAACAGAGTGAGCTCCGAATGAAAAATGACACTCAGGTATAATTTATCAACAAATTCAAAAGAAGTCGCCAAAAGGGAAGAGCCCCTGACGTCACCCTATTCAGAGTGAGGACACCATTGGTGTCTTTCTAGTTAAAGGTCAAACTGGAGCAGTCACGCAGACCACACGTGTAGTAGACAGATTCAGAGGTTTGCAGGGTGACCTGTCCTCCACCTCTCACCTGGTAACAGCTGTGAGTCCCAGACGCCTGCCCAGAATGGAATAACAGTCGATACTGATAGATAATACTTGTCAAtaagctaatgttttttaattttactttttaggtGCTCAAAGTGTGCTTGGACCAGGAATTTTAGTAGATTTTACAAGCACATATCCGccatgtttactttttaacactTGTGTCATCTAGAAAGTCTCATTTTAACCCACTCCTgtgttttctgaatattttagtttatgCTATTTTCATGTCTTTTCATAGCAAAAAACCCTAAtagcatctttaaaaaatgtgttttaagataaatgaacattttgattaaaaaaaaaaaactataattttatttattatgtaatTTTAGTTTAATCTGAATAATTAACCAAGtgttttttctactttcttgTTAATCTGTGaatattgtttctttttgaaactgaagaaaaatccacttacttaagttaaaaaaatataaaaattagtCCAGTCTTTGactctattttttattgataCAAAGTCACTTTAGACAGTTTTGGCTGAACATTAATCTTGACgattttaataaactacaatttcTTCAAATCtcacataataataataaactaataCTCTATGAATTTTTCTATGAAGCCACAGTGACTTTAACTTGACTTGCATcattttactaaagttttttttttaaataataaagtaaataatatAGTCCatcataaatctttgattggacaaaaaaaaaatgaagaaaaatcttaaattggTTATGGACTTAACACACTTTAAGACATTCCTGTTGAAATACGGTTGTGGTTGTTAGACATCTATTGAATGACTGTGTTTAAATCAGATTAGACAGCCCGTCATGCGCACTTTAATGAGTCAGGTGATCAACAGTGAATTTAATTTGGACTCACATGATCTGATTTTCTAGAGAAATTGAAGAAAAGCAAGATTAATTAGCTGTATTTTGGTTTTGCTCTGCTAAAATGCTCTTATCTGGACAGCTTATTACACAATAACAAATATGGGTGTAAATAATGTGATAAAACTGGAGAAGGTAAAGTAACACATGGCTACAAAAAAAGAGGCCTAAAAGTTTAGAAAGATATTTGTCTCCTTCTAGAGATTTGTGCTTGAAATTTCAATTATggtaacttttaaaatactaaCTCCATGTTGAAAGAGtcataaaaattataaactttGTTCCTAAAGCAAAGAAAGTCAGaataatttctgcaaaaaagatttaataaacttttagtaatataatataatataaaatagttttttttttcatcataactcttctttaaaagttacatatgacataaaaataaaaaagttatacCCCATGTGAACAATTAACTTTTATAGGAAACTATTAtcattgatttttcattttccaatttcaatttaagatgttttttttttcacttttcaactCAAGCCTATAGGACATTTTTAGCCTTATAgtaatttaatatttacaatgttttttaattattatttttgaattttcctTATTTACCCTTGTGCAGTCCTTCTAGCACtttggttttgttgtttgtatttatttgtttgtttttcagttactCAGCACTAATGTACACTAATCAAGTAACTAGgtagaacattttcagttttttttcactgtCTTTATTCAGAAATTGCACAATTTTAGCCacttttcattgtattttttacattttgtagaacttttttaagttaaagccAATTGTGGTGAAACTATTGCGTCCTATACATATAACTATACTAATTGCAGCTGGTTTTAGGTTCTTAAAGAGGCGCTTCCAGTGAGTTTTCTGTTGTCAGAGCTGTAAAAGTGACACCTTGAATTCATCTCCAGTCACGCATGAACGAGTGATGTGCGGGAGGCGGGACCACGCTCGCTTTCAACTCCGAGAAAGGAGATGGGGGAGGAACCGTGAGGAGGACCCATCATCAGTTCACCAACTCTTCCAGCTCCTAGCCGGCTGCCCTGCGACCACAACtccacagagagagaaaaaaacatcccCAAGATGGCCCCGACATCCATCAAATCCGTGCTGATCAGTGAAAGTGTCGATCCCCGCTGCAGGACGATCCTGGAGGAAAACGGGATCCAAGTGACGGAGAAGCAGAACATGAAAAAGGAGGAATTGATTGCAGAGATTGGGGTAAGAAAGGATCTTTTGTCCTGAAAGGCTCCGAGAGCATTGGGTGCACTTTTATTCTCCGCAGAATCAAACCACGTTTTTCTGCTATAGTTTTCGACAGAGGTGTAACATGTAGGTTAATGGATGCATGTAGAAACACGCTTGCTGGATTTTGCACGTGGAGTCAGATGAATCTCATTGCGGTATGGTCTCAGCTCAGTTCCGCCCTATAGGAGCGGGAGGCTGATGCAACTCATCTTTACTTCCCAATAAGCATTCCTCTGCGCACTCAGTTGTGTCCTTGAACTGTAAAGTTTCTTAGATTACATAcactctaataaaaaaa
This window contains:
- the ccdc173 gene encoding coiled-coil domain-containing protein 173, which encodes MASPDQCGRGRGFNTTGSAEEANIQPPDLKKVLVLKKADWLRIADETNEVNKERERLREAAKQREELHLHSKEMVKKWSHTVLGQRKKKLEAKKVREQMEEEKRKQMDLEEANYREQKRKEAVKKAEMQLYYQTDRVKGLHSALLLTEVLKEREAQIELKQQTKSATKKVEKEILEKIKTREDEAMKQQEEKTLQKRRERRVFVEDLKNQIKENELTREQQELKEKQKDQEEIQRLYELHQSQQRTAAERQVMHKRNIKKACMEHLEQRDHLRKMEAQKQKTEEEQRKLFLTAKQKMTKLRKEKDKEIIREAQERREMILNKLVVTQQQQTLHEEQRTAKAAEELDARQALLHQEQQQKKAAMLKSITDHREIIRKEKEMRSKISEQKTLEETMSKMEADRIFAEMKQQEVKKKGEENEKLKQFIIAQMAEKQARDQHEMTEDRKYGEMNAQLIAEEEKNFQEYSQQVIDSAAEKKKNVFPLYRAARRGIKAGDISTFKGVQPTYLVQDETGTPMPRYVTCTTENIKKLHEAADIHEAKRRLGFTWS